In the genome of Chiroxiphia lanceolata isolate bChiLan1 chromosome 17, bChiLan1.pri, whole genome shotgun sequence, one region contains:
- the LOC116795542 gene encoding BPI fold-containing family B member 4-like — MAHGGVAQQGGVLGGGGDGGLLGGITGGLLGGGGEGLLGGLIGGLIGGGSDAGGGLLGAGGGGGAYGGGPSNPPRGWPAAGGNVPRGSSPVGVAGRTQGQGGLLGNGGLLGRAGILSGGLLGVLGEGGLLSTIQGLTGLRIVEETLPRVSLRLLPGIGANHNLYTRVALNGKSLLDLLDSTVEVNVTARVRLTMDGMGYPKLVTERCDTVLGGIKIRLLSSLLPIVDNLLASILNRLLPNLLCLVVDIALRLVNDQLGLVNSLVPLGLLGSIQYTVFSLPLLTGQFLEVDLNGALR, encoded by the exons ATGGCCCACGGAGGGGTGGCACAGCAAG GAGGTGTccttggtggtggtggtgatggtggtcTGCTTGGTGGTATTACTGGTGGTCTGCTGGGCGGTGGTGGTGAAGGGCTGCTGGGAGGACTGATTGGAGGCCTGATTGGTGGAGGGAGTGATGCTGGTGGTGGCTTGTTGGGTGCAGGGGGTGGTGGAGGTGCTTATGGTGGGGGTCCCAGCAACCCTCCCAGAGGCTGgccagcagctggtggcaatGTCCCCAGGGGTAGCAGCCCTGTGGGGGTTGCTGGAAGAACGCAGGGACAAGGAGGTCTGCTTGGCAATGGAGGTCTCCTCGGCAGAGCAGGGATCCTCA GCGGTGGCCTGCTTGGCGTCCTCGGGGAAGGTGGCTTGCTCAGCACCATCCAGGGGCTCACCGG GCTGAGGATCGTGGAGGAGACGCTACCCAGGGTGTCCCTGAGGCTCCTGCCTGGCATTGGTGCCAACCACAACCTCTACACCCGGGTGGCCCTCAATGGCAAGAG CCTCTTGGATTTACTTGACAGCACCGTGGAGGTGAACGTCACAGCAAGGGTCAGGCTGACCATGGATGGCATGGGCTACCCCAAACTGGTGACAGAGAGATGTGACACCGTCCTTGGTGGCATTAAAATCAGACTTCTGAGCAG cCTGCTCCCAATTGTGGATAATTTATTGGCAAGCATCCTGAACAGACTTCTTCCTAATCTg ctctgcctggtggTCGACATCGCCCTGAGACTTGTCAATGACCAGCTGGGACTTGTGAACT cactgGTGCCCCTGGGTTTGCTGGGCAGCATCCAGTACACTGTGTTCAGCCTTCCCCTGCTAACAGGCCAGTTCCTTGAGGTGGACTTGAAC GGGGCTCTAAGGTGA
- the LOC116795543 gene encoding BPI fold-containing family B member 4-like, giving the protein MASLAMASSAITAFLERKISRYAWLKVLNLENARVSWKVLRGTELVLNLYSKLVLRFPGIFNFLSGSSVETNITSHIAVTQDTPGDLKLVIKDCNNLLGGFSVNLRKGRLTNLVSSMLNSTLKTLVPALLCPLVNIWVGIINMKLQFLNRVVSFGLLGKIYSALSKLPVTSGHFVELDLQNSPFPSTFIDWLLQTAGVDPGSNP; this is encoded by the exons ATGGCCTCCTTGGCAATGGCCTCCTCGGCAATAACAGCCTTCTTGGAGAGAAAG ATATCACGCTATGCCTG GTTGAAGGTGCTGAACCTCGAGAACGCCCGAGTGTCATGGAAGGTCCTTCGTGGGACTGAGCTGGTGCTGAACCTGTACTCGAAGCTGGTGCTCCGCTTTCCAgg gatttttaaCTTCCTGAGTGGATCCTCAGTAGAAACGAACATCACGTCACACATCGCCGTGACCCAGGACACCCCCGGGGACCTCAAGCTGGTGATTAAGGATTGCAACAACCTGCTTGGCGGCTTCAGCGTCAACCTGCGGAAGGG ACGCCTCACCAACCTGGTGAGCAGCATGCTGAACTCTACTCTCAAAACCCTTGTCCCTGCACTG CTCTGCCCGTTAGTGAACATCTGGGTCGGCATCATCAACATGAAACTACAATTCCTCAACC gcgTCGTCTCCTTCGGGCTCCTGGGGAAAATCTACTCTGCCCTCTCCAAACTGCCAGTGACATCTGGGCATTTCGTGGAGCTGGATCTGCAG AATTCCCCATTCCCAAGCACCTTCATCGACTGGCTCCTCCAGA CCGCAGGTGTTGATCCCGGGAGCAATCCATAG
- the CDK5RAP1 gene encoding CDK5 regulatory subunit-associated protein 1 — MLPGARALRAAGLLRPPRAGPRTGAARRAHCGPGQRPEGRGAALPAGPDLRHFLKAAAVRETGPPPETGSAPGAPKVYLETYGCQMNVNDTEIAWAILQRNGYARTKELDEADVVLLVTCSVREKAEQAIWNRLQHLKALKARRQPARAPLRIGILGCMAERLKEEILHREKLVDIVAGPDAYRDLPRLLAVAESGQQAANVLLSLDETYADILPVQTSAGGTTAFVSIMRGCDNMCTYCIVPFTRGRERSRPIASILQEVRMLSDQGVKEVTLLGQNVNSYRDLSEVQFQSAAAPGLSRGFSTVYKAKQGGLRFAHLLDQVSRIDPEMRIRFTSPHPKDFPDEVLQLIQERHNICKQLHLPAQSGSTRVLEAMRRGYTREAYLDLVHHVRESIPGVSLSSDFIAGFCGETEEDHQQTMSLLREVRYNVGFLFAYSMRQKTRAYHRLQDDVPADVKRRRLEELIAAFREEAARANAVLVGQDQLVLVEGPSKRSASELCGRNDGNIKVIFPDAELEDAADCGAPGRARPGDYVVVKVTSASSQTLRGVPLCRTTLSCAAACR, encoded by the exons ATGCTGCCCGGGGCCCGAGCGCTGCGGGCGGCGGGGCTGCTGCGCCCGCCCAGGGCCGGGCCCCGCACCGGGGCCGCCCGCAGAGCACACTGCGGGCCGGGACAGCGGCCGGAGGGGCGAGGGGCCGCGCTGCCCGCGGGGCCCGACCTGCGGCACTTCCTGAAGGCAGCGGCCGTGAGGGAGACGGGGCCGCCTCCCGAGACGGGCTCTGCCCCCGGGGCCCCGAAAG TTTACCTGGAGACCTATGGCTGCCAGATGAACGTCAACGACACGGAGATCGCCTGGGCCATCCTGCAGAGGAATGGCTATGCCAGGACAAAGGAGCTGGATGAG GCAGATGTGGTTCTCCTTGTCACCTGTTCCGTGAG ggagaaggcagagcaggCCATCTGGAACCGGCTGCAGCACCTCAAGGCGCTGAAGGCCCGTCGGCAGCCGGCTCGTGCACCCCTGCGCATCGGGATCCTGG GATGCATGGCTGAGAGGCTTAAGGAGGAGATTCTGCACAGGGAGAAGCTGGTCGATATCGTGGCAGGCCCCGATGCCTATCGCGACCTGCCCCGGCTGCTGGCTGTGGCAGAGTCTGGCCAGCAAGCTGCCAATGTCCTGCTGTCCCTAGATGAGACTTATGCAGACATTCTGCCTGTCCAGACTAGTGCAGGTGGCACGACAGCATTTGT GTCCATCATGCGGGGCTGTGACAACATGTGCACCTATTGCATCGTGCCCTTCACCCGAGGCCGGGAAAGGAGCCGCCCCATCGCATCCATCCTGCAGGAAGTGAGGATGCTCTCGGATCAG gGAGTGAAAGAAGTGACCCTCTTGGGTCAGAACGTCAACAGCTATAGAGACCTGTCTGAGGTGCAGTTCCAGTCAGCAGCTGCCCCAGGCCTCAGCCGTGGCTTTAGCACAGTCTACAAAGCCAAACAGGGAGGTTTGCGCTTCGCACACCTGCTGGACCAGGTCTCTAGGATTGATCCAGAAATGAGGATCCGTTTTACCTCTCCACACCCCAAGGATTTTCCTGATGAG GTCCTGCAGCTCATCCAGGAGCGACACAACATCTGCAAACAGCTGcacctcccagcccagagcGGGAGCACACGAGTGCTGGAGGCCATGCGGCGAGG ATACACAAGAGAAGCGTATTTAGACCTTGTGCACCACGTGCGTGAGTCCATCCCAG GAGTGAGCTTAAGCAGCGATTTCATCGCTGGGTTCTGTGGGGAGACAGAGGAAGATCACCAGCAGACCATGTCCTTGCTGAGGGAAGTCCGCTACAACGTTGGCTTCCTGTTTGCTTACAGCATGAGACAG AAGACCCGGGCGTATCACCGGCTGCAGGACGATGTGCCCGCGGACGTGAAGAGGCGGCGGCTGGAGGAGCTCATCGCCGCCTTCCGAGAGGAGGCTGCCAGGGCCAACGCGGTGCTGGTGGGGCAGGACCAGCTGGTGCTGGTCGAGGGG cccagcaaGCGCTCTGCCTCGGAGCTGTGTGGGAGGAACGACGGCAACATCAAGGTGATCTTCCCTGATGCTGAGCTGGAGGATGCTGCGGACTGCGGGGCTCCGGGCAGAGCCCGGCCGGGGGACTACGTGGTGGTGAAG GTGACCTCTGCCAGCTCACAGACCCTGAGGGGAGTTCCACTCTGCCGGACAACCctgtcctgtgctgctgcctgtcgCTGA
- the LOC116795549 gene encoding bactericidal permeability-increasing protein-like — translation MGAQNLAVACGALALCLVLTTATNPGFVVRITQAGLDYAHQHGIAMLEKKLAELTLPDMSGDFRVLRVGKVHYELSRLRLRSFHLPYSRISPVPNMGLQVAISNAFAELDGDWRVKMLFIRDHGSFDLKVENVYIKISLRLGSDATGKPTISTSDCSTRISKVRVLFSGKFGWLYNLFHGAIESKFKKILESKVCDSVAESVHSELQTYVRTLPVTAKIDARTGIDYSFVAPPVATAQSLDTGLKGEFYSLAHRSTVPFSPLPLSLPSDHNRMVYFGASSYFFNTASFAYHTSGALVFEITDAMIPKDVDFHLNTSTFSAFVPQLEQMYPNMPMKLRLSTLTAPFLNIGPGGISLKPVVDVQAYAILPNSSLAPLFVLSLTGNVSAVIDMRSGHIVGSLNVGRIKLSLKDSVVGTFQVRLLQSIMNIFASDILLPRLNARLDEGFPLPLPDRIRLFNTFVRFHQNFLLLGADVHFQPKA, via the exons ATGGGAGCGCAGAACCTGGCAGTGGCTTGCGGGGCGCTGGCCTTGTGCCTGGTGCTCACCACAGCCACCAACCCCGGCTTTGTGGTGAGGATCACCCAGGCAGGCTTGGACTACG cccatcaGCATGGAATTGCGATGCTGGAGAAGAAGCTGGCCGAGCTGACACTGCCAGACATGTCGGGAGACTTTCGTGTCTTGCGTGTGGGAAAGGTGCACTATGAGCTCTCTAG actGCGCCTTCGCAGTTTCCACCTGCCCTACTCACGGATTTCCCCTGTCCCCAACATGGGCCTGCAGGTTGCCATCTCCAACGCCTTCGCCGAGCTGGATGGGGACTGGCGGGTGAAGATGCTCTTCAT ccgGGACCATGGCTCATTTGACCTGAAGGTGGAGAATGTCTACATCAAAATCAGCCTGAGGCTGGGCAGTGATGCCACTGGGAAACCCACCATCAGCACCTCAGACTGCAGCACCCGCATCTCCAAAGTCCGGGTGCTCTTTTCGGGCAAATTCGG gTGGCTTTACAACCTCTTCCACGGTGCTATTGAGTCCAAGTTCAAGAAGATTTTGGAGAGTAAG GTCTGTGACAGCGTGGCCGAGTCTGTGCACAGTGAGCTCCAGACGTATGTCCGGACCCTGCCAG TCACAGCCAAGATAGATGCCAGGACTGGGATTGATTACTCCTTCGTGGCACCCCCAGTTGCTACTGCCCAGTCCCTGGACACAGGCCTGAAG ggtGAATTCTACTCCCTGGCCCACCGCTCCACTGTCCCCTTCTCACCACTGCCGCTGTCCTTGCCCTCGGATCACAATCGCATGGTTTACTTTGGGGCCTCCAGCTACTTCTTCAACACAGCCAGCTTCGCCTACCACACGTCCGGGGCACTGGTCTTCGAAATCACGGATGCCATG ATCCCAAAGGATGTTGATTTCCACTTGAACACCTCCACCTTCTCAGCCTTCGTTCCCCAG ctggagcagatgtACCCGAACATGCCAATGAAGCTCAGGCTGTCCACCCTCACTGCCCCGTTCCTGAACATTGGACCAGGAGGAATCTCACTCAAGCCCGTTGTGGATGTCCAGGCTTATGCCATCCTTCCCAActccagcctggctcctctCTTTGTCCTCAGCCTG ACAGGAAACGTGTCTGCTGTCATCGACATGAGATCTGGCCACATAGTTGGGAGCCTGAATGTGGGCAG GATCAAGCTCTCTCTAAAGGACTCTGTTGTTGGCACTTTCCA ggTGCGACTGCTGCAGTCCATAATGAACATCTTTGCTTCCGATATCCTGCTCCCCCGTCTTAATG CCCGGTTAGATGAGGGTTTCCCTCTGCCACTGCCCGACAGGATACGGCTCTTCAATACCTTCGTAAGGTTCCACCAG aATTTCCTGCTACTTGGAGCAGACGTTCATTTCCAACCTAAGGCATGA